The region TAAATTTCGTTCAGGTATCCGCCGCTTGCCTTATCAAGGCTCATGAATATATTTAGGCTTTGTCCTTGATCTATCCACTTTTGGCGAATAGCGCCGGCTTTTACCAAGACTCTTTGATCAAGCTCGTATGCAGGCGTATAAAATTGCCACGTATCAGGGCTTAGATCAGGCACGACAGTCGGTATCATACCGCTTAAATTTTGCTCAAACCACTTGCGTTTATACACAGGCTCAATCGTCTGCGTGGTACCCACAAGGATAGATATCGAGCTAGTCGGCGCGATAGCCATTAAGTAGCCGTTTCTCATGCCGTCGGTTTTAACCTTCTGCCTCAACCAATCCCAATCGCAAGTATCCTCATCAAACAGCCCTCCACGATTTACGAGAGCTTTTGCGTTTTCGTTTGCTACATCTATCGGGAAGATTCCCTTGCTCCATTTTGAGCCTTCAAAAGTCGGGTATTTACCCTTTTCAACGGCTAAATTTGAGCTTGAATAGATAGCCTGGTAGCTGATATTTTCCATTATGCTATCTATCAAGGCTAGGTGGTCGTAGCTACCCCATTTGATGCCTTTAAGCGCGAGCATTTGCGCTTCGCCCATCACGCCAAGTCCGATCGAGCGAGAGGATAAATTCGTATGTTTTACTTTTTTGTGCGGATAGAAATTTAGATCGATTACGTTATCAAGCATCCTAACGGCAATCGGCACTACTCGCTTGATGTCCTCTTTGGAATTTATCTTGCTTAAATTTATGCTTGCTAGGTTGCAAACCGCTGTTTTGCCCTCTACGTTTTCTTTCTCAACGATGAAAATTTGCTTTCTGTCAAGGCTGTCAAGCGCACTTAGCTTCTTAGCCTTTTTCGTTATACCGCTATCAATAGTAACGTCATCTTCCTCATCAAACACCATCTCTTCGCCATTATCAAAAGTTATTTTGATCTTGTAATAATTCGGCTCGGTATTTTGGAAAATTTCGGTGCATAAATTTGAGCTTCTGATAAGCCCGTCGTGATCGTTTGGATTGGCTCTGTTTGCATTATCCTTAAAGCACAAAAACGGCATGCCCGTCTCAAAATAACTGGTTAGAATTTTCTTCCAAAGCTCTTTGGCTAAAATAGTGTTTTTCTGGATACTTTCGTCGTTTTCATATTCTACATAACGCTTTTCAAATTCTTCGCCATACAGGTCGCACAGATCACTAACTTGCGCAGGGTCAAATAGCGTCCAGCGATCATTTGACTTAAGTCGCTTCATAAAGAGATCATTTATCCACAGCGACGGGAATAGCTCGTGCGCCCTGCGTCTTTCTTCGCCTGAATTTTTGCGAAGGTCTAAGAAATCACCGACATCCATATGCCAAGGCTCGACATATACGGCTATAGCGCCCTTTCTTGTACCAAGCTGATCGACCGCTACGGCTATGTCGTTAGTTACTTTTAAGAATGGTATAATTCCGCCTGCGGCGTTTTTATGTCCGTCGATACTGCCGCCCATAGCGCGTACTTTGCACCAATCCCAGCCGATACCGCCTCCAAATTTGCTTAAAAGCGCCATCTCTTTGTAGCTATCAAAAATCCCTTCGATATTATCAGGCGTGCTTCCGATATAGCAGCTGCTTAGCTGGTGGCGAGTTGTGCGGGCATTTGAAAGAGTAGGAGTTGCAAGCATGACTTCAAATTTGCTGATAAGGTCGTAAAATTTCTTAGCCCAACCCTGAGAATCAAGCTCATTTTGCGCTAAAAACATCGCAATAGCCATAAACATCTGCTGCGGAAGCTCGATAGGCATACCCTTGCTATCTTTGATCAAATAGCGATCATAAAGCGTCTTTATACCAAGATAGGCAAACTGCAAGTCGCGCTCAGGCTTAATGTAGGCGTTTAGATCGTCCAAATCGTATTTTTCTTTAAGTCCGGGGATAATGCGCCCTGCCTTCTCGCCCTTTTCAAAGTATTCGCGCAGATGATTGTAGCCGTTATAACCCGTAACTTTATGATAAAGATCGTATAAAAACAGACGCGCCGCGACAAAAGTCCAGTTAGGGCAGTCTATATCTATCTTATCCACAGCAGTCTTGATGAGTGTTTGCTGGATCTCTTCGGTCGTTATCATGTCACGAAACTGAATCTTAGCATCGACCTCAAGCTCGCTTAAATTTACGTTTTCTAGCCCTTCAACCGCGGCACCTGTGTATTTTTTGATCTTACTTATATCAAGCTCTTCAGCTCTTCCGTTACGTTTGATTACTTTCATTTTTATCTTTTTCTATTCTTTATGCAATTTAAAACGGTTTTACATCTATTTTCAAAGCCGCCAACACCATATTCTTTTGTGTATCTTTCTAGTTTTTCCAAATCATCCTCATCATAAGTTAAAATCTGACCATTAAGTTGATTTAATAACTTTTTCATAAGTGTTTGAAAACCACCACTATCGCCTGCAGATTTTTTAATCGCTTCCATAGCTTTATCATCTAGAATAGTTTGCATTACTCTCTCCTTGTATATTTTTTATTAAAGTTTTAAAATACTTATCTATGTTTTTACTACCCTTTGTATTTAAAAACTCATCTGAAATTTCTAAAAATTTATTATTATCTATAAAGACATCAAGATTTCCGAAATAATACGGCAAGTTATTTGCAAATCTTTTAAAATGGTCAATATAGCAGTAGTATTTTAAATTTTCGGCAAAAACTTTAACAGTATTTGCACCTTGAGTTTTCACAAAAGTCCGATTACGTTTAAGCGCATTTATATCGCGTAATGTATGAAAATATGCAACAGCTTCACGATTATCGTTATGATTTGGGTATTTTTGTACATAGTTGCCTATAAAATCAAAGTCACTGAGACAAAATTTGTTACTTTCATAAGTCTTAAATTCATAATTTTTAATAAACTCATAACTCATTCCAAGACTATTTTTTTCATATAGCGCTATGATTATAGGAAAAAAAGTATTGGAATTTGATGTAAAAATTTCAGAGCTTATTATGACGGCGTCTATTAGCTTGTAATTATTTTTAAATTTTGCCAGAGCATTGAAGTTAGTTTGTTTGATTAAATATGACAAAGGATGTAAAACACAAACAAATTCAGGTTTTAAAACCTCAAAAGAACGCATAAACGATATACCCAAATCTCTATGTTCTAAATTTTTATCCATACTAAACAGCTCTTTTTTGATACTGTTTCGCACTATTGATGTTTTGTCGTTGTAAGGCGGATTACCTATTATAACAAGATTATCGGTTGCTTGTATTTCAAATTTATCCCTGCTTAAATTTAAAAGCGAATTTGTATGTATTTTTAGTACATCCCTAGATACTTTTTTAAGTGCAACCTCATCTATATCCGCACCTATATATTTTAAATTTTTAGTAAAAAAATCACCGTATCCGCAACTACTATCAAGAAAGACGAAGTCGTTAAAATTTATATATTTGCCAAGCATATCATAAACGATATCAACTACAAATTTTGGAGTGTAGTAGCTTCCTAAATTTATGGTTTGATTTTTACTTAAATGGGTTTGTTTATTCACAAAACACTCTTTTAAAAATTCCATTAACATTTTTCGTATAGTAGCTATACTCAAAACAAGCCTTTATCTCATCCTTGCTAAGCGCCTTATTTAAATCCTCGTCATTTAGCAAATTCTGCAGATACAAACTCTCGCCTTTTTCATTTATAGCCTGCTTGCCCTCTTGCAGATCAGCCCAAACCTTCATCGCGTTTCTTTGCACTATTTTATAGGCATCTTCGCGTGAAATTCCGCGCTTTGGAAGCTCTAAAAGCACGCGTTGAGAAAAGACAAGCCCACCCGTTAGATTTAAATTTTTCATCATATTTTCAGGATAAACGACTAAATTTTCTATCAAATTTGTAAGACGAACCAGCATAAAATCAGCCGTTATAAATGCATCAGGCAGTACAAATCTCTCAACAGAGCTGTGGCTGATATCGCGCTCGTGCCAAAGCGCTACGTTTTCAAGCATAGGCATAATGTAGCCTCTAAGAACTCGGCAAAGACCGGTGATATTTTCGCTTAGAACCGGATTTCGCTTGTGCGGCATGGCGCTTGAGCCCTTTTGTCCGGCGCTAAAATATTCCTCGCACTCATAAACTTCAGTGCGCTGATAGTGGCGAACGGCTACGGCTATCTTTTCGCAGCTTGAAGCAAGGATGGCGATGGCATTTATAACGTGAGCATAGCGGTCACGCTGGATAACTTGGTTGCTTGCGGGCGCGCAGCTTAATCCAAGCTCGGCGCAAGTAAATTCTTCAAGCTCAAGCGGAGCGTGAGCGAAATTTCCCATTGCGCCTGAAATTTTGCCGTAGCTTATGACCTCTTTTGCATTTTTTATAAGCTCAAGACCTCTTTTTATCTCGTCATACCAGATCGCAAGCACAAGTCCGAATGTGATCGGCTCGCCGTGAATTCCGTGGCTTCTGCCGACCATTAATGTATGCTTATGTTCATAAGCGCGTTTTTTAATCGCACTCATCAAATTCCCAACATCTTTTATGATAAGCTCTAGGCTATCTCTTACCTGCAAAGCAACAGCCGTATCGATACAATCGCTACTTGTCATGCCGTAATGCACAAAACGACTCTCGTCTCCCAAACTCTCGCTAACACTAGTTAAAAATGCTATAACGTCATGCTTCGTAGTCTTTTCTATCTCGTCTATTCTAGCGATGTTAAATTTTGCATTTTTAGCTATCTTTTCACAATCCTCATCGCTTATGAACCCAAGCTTATTCCAAGCCTTGACCGCCGCTATCTCGACCTTTAGCCAAGCGTCATACTTAGCCTGTATACTCCACTTATCAGCCATCTCTTTGCGAGAGTATCGTTCTACCATAATTAGCCTTTTATGAATATTTTTGTATAATTTTTTAAGAAAAAAATTATACAAAAACTGCCCTGAAAGACGGGTTATAAACGGCTAAATTTGAACTTAAATTTCATATTTGGTTATTTAGTAAAATTTAAATTAAAGAGTTAAATTTGCCATACGTTAATAGATTTATCGCGCGCGCCAACCGGCAAAAAGCCTATGAAATTTTGATAAATTCGGGCTTTTCTATGAGAGATGCTCAACGGCTTATCGATAAAGGAAGGTTAATTTGCAATGGAATAGTAGTGAGTGAAAAAAATGCTATTTTAAGCGGTGAAATTTGCCTTATTGACTACGAAACTAACCCGCGCGGACTAAAGCCGATATTTGAGTGCGATAAATTTGCGGTTTTTGACAAACCAAGCGGAGTTTTAAGTCACCCAAACGGCAGAAACTGTGAATACTCGCTCAACGATGAAATTTGGTACTTATACGGGCGTGAGGCAAGTGTGGCACATCGCTTGGATTTCGAGACAAGCGGGTTAATCGTAGTAGCGCGAGATAAAATTTCGCAAATTCAATTAAAAAAGCTCTTTGAGAATAGAAAAGTTGCAAAAAGCTATGTAGCGATGGTCTCAGGCAAAATTTCTACAAATTTAACCATAAATGCCAAGATGGATCTAGCAAACGATTACGACGACATAAAGATGAGAATGCAAATTTGCGAAAACGGTAAAGAGGCGATCACTGAAATTTCACCGCTAGAATACTTTGAAGATATTGACGCGACTTTTGTTAGAGCCATTCCGCTTACGGGAAGGCAACACCAAATTCGTTTGCATTTGTTTCACGTAGAACGAAAAATTTTAGGTGAGCCGCTTTATGGATTACAAAAAGAGCAGATAATCAAAATTTTAGATAAAGATATGAGTGAGATCGAGCGCATAAATTTAACAGGGGCTTCGAGGCTCTTACTGCATGCGGATAGAATTTCATTTGAGTTAGAAGATCAAATTTATGATATAAAGACAAAATTTGATGCAAAAAGAGAATTTTATAGGCTTGCAAAAGAAAAATTTGCTCACCGAGCTTAGTAAAAAGCTAAATTTTGTTAGTAAAATTCAACTAACAAAATTAAAAGTTAGTATTATTTCTGATCCCCATCCTCAAAAAACATAACTTTTACCATAAGAGATAGTCCCAAAACAACAACAATAGATACAAAAACAATCTGAGCGATATCAAGAGCCGTCATATGCTCTCATTTCTCTCTTTGAGTTGTCCGCAAGCAGCAGAAATATCAAGTCCCTTGCTTTGGCGAATAGTGCAAGTTACGCCGTGATCTCTAAGGTATTCTTGAAATTTAAGCATATCCTCAAGCTCTGGTCGTTTATACAAACTTCCTTCGTGGGGATTAAAATATATCAAATTTACCTTTGCTTTGATGCCGTGAAGTAGCTTGACAAGCTTTTTGGCATCCTTAATGCTGTCATTCATATCCTTGATAACAAGATACTCAAACATAACCCGTTTGCGCATATCGATGGGAAATTCTCTAACAGCCTGCATAACCGATTCGATATTGTAAGCCTTATTTATAGGCATTAGTTTTGTTCTAAGCTCGTCAGTAACGGCATGCAGAGATATGGCTAACAACACACCTAAATCCATCTCTCCAAGCTTTTTTATCTGTGAGCCAAGCCCGCTGGTTGAAACTGTCTGACGCCTTGCACCTATCGCAAGTCCGTCATTTTCCATAAGAATTTTTATCGCTTTACTAACGTTAGTAAGATTATCAAGAGGTTCACCCATGCCCATATAAACGATATTTATTCGCCTCTCATAAGGTATATTGTTAGCTTTTTTTATCCACAAAATTTGACCTACGATCTCTCCAGGCGTTAGATTGCGCGTTAGTCCGCCTTTAGCGGTCAGACAAAACGAACATCCCATTCTACAGCCAACCTGCGAACTAACACATATAGTATAGCGAGCATGTCGTGTTGGCCTGCCGTCTTCATTGCTTTGCTCCTCTTTCATGGGCAAAAGAACACTTTCGATTCGGTATCCGTCTTTTAGTTCAAAAAGATATTTTATAGAACCGTCACTGCTCTGTTCGGCTTTTACACATTTAAGTGGATCGAAATAAAACTCTCCTCTAAGCTGCTCTCGCATAGCTTTAGGCAAATTTAACATCTCGTCAAACGAATTTGCATTTTTCTTATAAATCCACTCATAAATTTGTTTGGCACGAAATTTGGGACTAAATTCACTCTCAAGCTCATCAAGTGTATAGTCAAGCAGATTTTTCATATCAAATTTCTCTCTTTAAGTGAATTTATAAGTATCTCTTTGGCTTTTTGGTGATTTTTTACAAAGTCCTCATGTGCATTTTGGTTGCAAAAATTTGTCGCGACAAAGATACCTCTGGCGGAAATTTTAAATTTTGTCGCAACTTTTAAAACTGCAAAAAATTCCATATTTTCCAGAGCATAGCCAAGCTCAGCAAGTCTATATGCCAAATTTTCATCAGTCGTGATAAAGTTTGAAGAATTTACTCGGATAGTTTCATGTGAAACTTTGGTGTTTAAATTTTTGTCACAAATTTGTATTAATGAAATTTCTTTCTTACACGGAGTATAGCTTTTATCTTCCAAGCTTGAAATTTCAATGTTTGCACCAACCGCACTCTCATAAATTCCAAAAATTTTTCCATCTTTATAAATGCCTGCCGAACCTACAAATAAAATCTCATCAGGCAAATTTTGCTGATTTTCACATAAAAATTTTGTCAAATTTATGCTCATATCGACAAGCCCTACTCCCATCGGCAAAGCAAAATCAAAAATTTCATTTTGACCGGCAGAAATTATCATTTTTTAAGTCCCTCAAGACTAAAGCTTGAAAAATTCAAATTCATAAAATCAAATCCACAAAAATCAAATTTAGCCATCACAGCCTAACTTCAATCCCGTTTTCACGCAGATACTCTTTAAGTTTTTTTATTTCAACTTCCCTAAAGTGAAAAATCGAAGCGGCTAAGCAAGCATCGGCGCCTGCCAAAAACGCCTCTTTAAAATGCTGCATATTGCCCGCTCCGCCACTTGCTATTACAGGTATGCCAAGCTCGCTAAAAAGCTTAGTAATACGCAAATCATAACCGCTTTTAGTGCCGTCTTTATCCATCGTGGTTAGTAAAATTTCACCTGCGCCACGATCTTTAGCCTCTTTCGCCCAAGCAAGAGCGTGCTTGTCCGTATCTATCCTGCCGCCGTTTATAAAGACGTGATAATCTTCATCAAAACTCTTCGCGTCAATGGCTACTACGACGCACTGAGAGCCGAATTTCTTCGCGGCTTCGTCTATCAAATTCGGATTATGGATGGCTGCCGAGTTTAGACTTATCTTATCGCACCCCACGTTTAAAAGCCGTGAAATATCATCAAGAGTCTTGATACCTCCGCCAACCGTTAGCGGGATAAAAAGCTCGCGAGCCACTTTTTCTACCACATCCACGATAGTATCTCGCCCCAAGTGAGTCGCCGTGATGTCAAGAAACGTTAGCTCATCGGCACCCTCTTCGTTGTATCTTTTGGCTATCTCCACAGGATCTCCGGCATCTACAAGACCTACGAAATTTACACCCTTTACAACACGACCGTCTTTAACGTCAAGGCATGGGATTATGCGTTTGGCAAATTTATTCACGGCTTATCCTTTAAGTGATTTTTGCCGATTTTATCAAAAATTTACTTAGTTTTTTATGTCAAAATATCAAGAAAAAAGCATTAAAATGACAATTATCACAACAAAAACAGATAAAAGTATCCAAAATACTTTTGAGCTAATCAAAGCATAAGATACTTCACTTATTATAGTCCATAAAATTTCAGACACCAAATTATTCCTTAATTAGACTTGCTTTAAATTTTGATTAATAGTTCTGTATCTATATACACTAATGCTGAATGATTACACATAACTTCAATGTTTTAATTCGTGCAAAACTACTAAAATAAATTGGTAGAATATTCTACTAATTTATTTTTTAACTGCACTATCTGTTTTCGCGACCACATTTATAAACACAAGCGGTTCTTCGCCCGTATTTGCTAAAGCATGGCTTTGTCCGGGACGAGCGATAGTTACGTCACCTGCACTCACTTCGGTCTGCTTGCCGTGAGAGTCCGTAAACACCCCTTTACCCGAAATGATGATATAGACATCTTCGTTATCGATATGCTTATGAAGCCCTATGGAAGCGCCCTTTGGCAAAGTTAGCCATCCTATCTCTCTAAAAGCGTCTTGATCGCCTGTCTGATGGCGGTTATACGCAAAATCCCCAAGCAAAGGTCCTATGCCTCCGCCTGCATTTTCACGGTTCCAAGGAACTAGCGCGTCTCTTTTATAGACCTGCACGCTCCTATCGGTCTCAGGTATGAGCGGGTGAGCGTTTAAAGCGCCAAAAGATAGCGCGACAAAGCAAACTGCAAGACTAAATTTCTTCATAACTCTCTCCTTGGATAAAAGTTTCGTGGCTTTATTTTAGCCAAATTTTACAATTACTAAGCATTTTTAAAACGGCTCAAATTTAAGGCGCTTTAAGATGAATTTCATCAATTTTCTTAAAGTTATCCTTATCAAAAGCAAACGCACGGTAGTCCTTGCCGTCATCAAATCTCACTTGCAAAAATTTCGGATCAAAGCTTAATCTAAGACGCATTGTGGCAGGGTCAAATTTGGTCGTTTTAAGCTCTTTTAGCTCATACTCTTTGCTAAACAGATAAATTTTGCCTTCATTAAAAGCAAGCCCCATAAATTCGCTATTTTTACTCTCATTTATATGTAGATACTCAAAATTTTTAAGGCTCTTAACCGCTTCAAAACTTACATTGTTATCATAAATTTTGATATTAAAAAACTCGCCCAAATTATCCTTAAAAAACACTCCCGCATCAAAAGGCTTTAGGTTAGTAAATCTTCCAAAAACAGCCTGAATCGGAAATTTCACGCCCAAATTTTTAGCCTCTTTATTTAAAATTTGGCTAAATTCCCTCTCCTCGTCACCGTCATGATGAAAAACGCGAAATTTATCCTTATCAAAATAAATCATGTCATCGCTAAAAGGTATGGCTGAAATTTTAGGATCGGGGTTAAAGAGCGGATAGAGCGGAATTTCAATCGGCACACCGTCTTTTGGCGCGTAAGTCATCGACATCCTAGCCTGCCTTATATCAGCCTCGCTAAATACCTCATCGCCGATTTTAACGGGCATTTTGCCTTGCTGTTTTAAGTCCATATAGTAGTTAAAGGCAAGCTCGTTTTTATACTCCGTTTCGTTTTTAAAAACCTTTCCGCTAGCGCTTCTGTAGGCGAAATAATGCCCGCCCAAATTCTCTTGAAATACAAATTCTTTAAGGCTCGGCGAGTAAAATATATAATACCTTTCGGATTTGTTTGCGAATTTCTGCTCGTAAAATTTATATCCGCCAAATCCCGCTATGGCTAAAATTCCTGCGTAAATCAACGACAAAAAGGCTAAATTTATCGAAGTTTCTTTGTGCGAGATGAGTGCATTAAATCCAAGCAAGATAGAGACCAAAAGCAAAACAAGAAGCAAGACAAAGCTCTTAACGTAAAACACAACCGCAAAGCAAACTACTACAAAAATCACGCTTGAGATAGCCGCTCTAAGGCTTTTTTTATCAATTAACGCCGAACTTGTAAATATATAAAAAACTGCCGAACTTAAGCAAAAATAACACCAATTTATAAAAATCTCTTTTGTGATAACGATAGGATAAAATTTGCTTGCCAAAAACACAAGCCAAGCGCCAAAAACAGCCCAAATAACTACAAAAAACAAGGCGGCAAAAATATAGTGCCAAATCAAAATTTGAAAGCTTGACACAGGTAGATGAAGCAGGCACTTTATACGATTTCGTTGCGGTAAAAACTGCGCCAAAGCCACACAGATAAAGCTTGCCGAAATAGCCGCAAAAGTTACAAATTCGGGCTCGTTATCAAAAAACACATAGCCGTACCAGATGACTGATTCTGGATGAATGGCTCCGAATTTGTAGCTAAGATCAAAGCTAAACCAGGCAAAAAACAGAGCTAAAACCAAAATCAAAAATCCAAAAAACAGCCCTAGTCTTGTAATCTCTTTTAAAAATATCGACTTCACTTCATCCTCCCTACTCGTATCTGCCTACAAAGCCTAAAAATTTATCCTCAAAATTTGCATTTTGCGCCTTAAAACCGTCGATATCTACAAATCCATAAGCCATTTTGTGATGTTTAAATTCATCTATGTTTTTGAAGTTTTTTCCACTTGTATCAAATTCTTTCGGTAGTTTATAAACCTTAAAATCCTGCATAAATTCACTCATCTTGCTTTGAAAAATTCGCCCTCCTCGCTCGACAATCAAAAACTCATCGATCAAATTTTCAAGATCGCTCATTACGTGACTTGTGACGATCACTGTCTTATCCTTGCCGTCAAGATAGTCCTTGAGATAATCGCCAAAAAGCCGCCTATATCCAGCATCAAGACCCATGGAATAATCATCAAATATAAGCACTTTGGCATCTTGTGCAAACAGCGAAGCAAGGATAACTTGGGACTTTTGCCCAAAGGACATGGAGTTTAGCTTTTGATCCTTGCTAAGTTTTAAAAGCTTTGCCAAATCGTTATAAATTTTGCTGTCCCAGCGCGGATAAAAAGCGGATAAAAACTCCTCATACTGCGCGATACTTAGATGTTCAAAGCTTGTAAATCCCTCAAACAGCAAGGCGATATCGCGCTTGGCTTCGCTGTCAAGGCTGAAGCTATTTTTGCCAAGCACCCTGCACTCGCCGCTTTTTGGACGGATATAGCCCATTAGGATATTTATAAGCGTGCTCTTACCCACGCCGTTTCTGCCCAAAATCCCAAACACGCTGCCCTGCTTTACGTTAAAACTCAAATTTTCGTAAATCAGCTTTTTGCCGTAAAAATGCGTGATGTTCTTTACTTCGATAGCGTTCATAAAAAGCCTTATATAAAATATTACTGAAAATTCTATTACATTATTTATAAGGAGAATCTTAAGAGTTATTATCATAAATATGCTAAAAATTCAGGGCTAAAATTTCGTCCAAATTTCAATGAAAAACATAGCCATAATGATATTTATTTTTCAAAATAAACTTTTTATAAGCAAAGTTTGGATAAATTTGCCAAATGATCAAGGCAAAGA is a window of Campylobacter sp. CCUG 57310 DNA encoding:
- a CDS encoding ATP-binding cassette domain-containing protein; its protein translation is MNAIEVKNITHFYGKKLIYENLSFNVKQGSVFGILGRNGVGKSTLINILMGYIRPKSGECRVLGKNSFSLDSEAKRDIALLFEGFTSFEHLSIAQYEEFLSAFYPRWDSKIYNDLAKLLKLSKDQKLNSMSFGQKSQVILASLFAQDAKVLIFDDYSMGLDAGYRRLFGDYLKDYLDGKDKTVIVTSHVMSDLENLIDEFLIVERGGRIFQSKMSEFMQDFKVYKLPKEFDTSGKNFKNIDEFKHHKMAYGFVDIDGFKAQNANFEDKFLGFVGRYE